The nucleotide window GAATTCAAGGCCCTGAAAATCGCGGGCGCGGGGATGCTCGTTTTCGCGATTGCAGTTGCTGCCGCCCTCATGACGCACGCTTTACTCCCGCTTCTGCAAGTCGCCTTCATGGGGCTTACGTTCATGTTCGGCATGAGCCAGCCTCCGGCAACGGCCTTGGCTTTGAACGCCGAACGCGCAAATGCAGGTACCGCTGCAGCGGCCATCGGGGCATCGGGCTTCTTGATGGGCGGAATCGTTTCTCCGCTGGTCGGCATGGGGGACATCGCCACAAGTGTTTCGATCGTCCTAGTTGTGGGTGCCGTTTTGACGCTTGTTTCGGTTCTCGCTGGCGGTTCACTATGCGCAAAAGGCATAGTGAGTCATAGCAAATAAGTATTTTGAATTGCTTGCGCAATTATTTATATTGTGTATATGCGAAACATTGTCCTTATAGCGTTGTTCTTTCTGGTCGCCTGCAGCGATGCGGCGAGCCATTCGACGCAACCTGAAACCCAAACGTCGAAATCGGCCGGTTCAACATCTAAAGTGGGGGAGGCACCCGTGAAACTCAAAATCCATGTGAACGATACCGCCTTCACGGCAACGTTCGAAGAAAATTCCTCGGCCGAGGCCTTCGCCGAATTCCTTGCGCAGGGCGACCTCACGCTCAACATGCACGACTACGGCAGTTTCGAGAAGGTGGCCGACCTGCCGCGCAGTTTTCCGCGTAACGACAAGCAAATCGACACCGACGCAGGCGACATCATCCTTTACCAGGGCAACTCCATCACCATCTACTACGACAAGAATTCCTGGAACTTCACGCGCCTCGCCCGTATCGACAACGTGAACAAGAAACGCCTTAAGGAAATCCTCGGCAAGGGGAACGTGAAGGCGACATTCTCGGTGGAATAAACGTCCGAAAACTCTAAATAACCCCCGATTTTTGTGTAATCAATTTTTTTTACACGAAATTTTTAGTTGTTCTATTGACATTACAACATTGATTTGTGGTTATTTCAAATCTAAAAATTGGAACATCCTATTTTTTTTACCCCCTTAGAGGAATTTGCGAAAGAAAATATACGTTACCCGGCTTTTACATTGTGGGGGTGTTGCTTGAACTTTTGCTTTTGTTACAATGTCACTTGTGTAAAGCAGCGGGGGCAAATGTCCTGGCGGTTTTGTCACTTGTGCAAAACGGCCCTGTCTTTTGCCGGAGTGTCTTTTACAAGTTGAACAGGATGCCTGAACATTTGGCCGAGCACCTTCACCGTTTAGGTGATGGTGCTGGGGCATTTGCTGGAGCAGCATTTACAAAGTATATATTCAGGGTGAGCGAGCCGCCATACATTCTTGTCCTGAGCGGAGGCTGTCATTCTGGAGCGAAGCGATAGAATCCAGGCATAGCCCTGATAGGATCTCAAAGCATTAAAAAGGACCGCAGCGATGCGGCCCTTTTTGTATATGGAGGGGGAGGAATCCCCCTGGCTTCAGCCCCTTTGGGTCTTCCGCGCACCCCCACTGCGGGCTTCAGACGCCAGCCCGCAACGCCCGGGCTTGATTGAAAAAGAATTTTAAGACCATTTATTGGTTCGTTGTCTTTTTTTCTAAAATGATATAATTTATGTGCTAGGAATTACAAAAGGATTTTTGTATGAAAATTGGTAAACAAACAACTAGAGTTTATGGAATTGCTGACCCGGCATTACAGCGGATGCCTATAGAAAGAATGTACCTAGAACAATATGTTGTTCAACTATTCGCCAATATCAATGCTACAGGCCATAACCATAATCGGCCTATTTCGTGCGGAACGGCCTCGATAATTCCGCTTGGTGGTCGGATATTCTTGCTGACTGCAGCTCATGTTGCCGATGAAATGAATTTGGCGGTACCTTGCCCTGGTTCTACAAAAATAGTGCAACCAATTTATATGTCTTTAGAAGGGACTAGGCTTTTATCTATTGCTCCATCTATTATAAGAAATAAGGATGACAAAGATTGGGCCTTAATTCCTGCTGCAGATGAAATTATCATAGGCTTTCAGAATATAGGTCTTAGACTCTCCAATTATAACGCTCTGCCTACTGCAAAAATCTATACAGTTGTTGGTTTTCCCTCGTCCCGATGCAAGGCTGTTCGATATAAGGGAAAAGCGTATATCAAGAGTAGATCGTATTCATATTCATCGCCGGAAGCGGATCTAGCAACTTATAAAAAATATGGATTAGATCCCAAACTCCATATAGCCATACCATTCAATAGGGGATATGGTTTTTATGATTTGTCA belongs to Fibrobacter sp. UWP2 and includes:
- a CDS encoding cyclophilin-like fold protein codes for the protein MRNIVLIALFFLVACSDAASHSTQPETQTSKSAGSTSKVGEAPVKLKIHVNDTAFTATFEENSSAEAFAEFLAQGDLTLNMHDYGSFEKVADLPRSFPRNDKQIDTDAGDIILYQGNSITIYYDKNSWNFTRLARIDNVNKKRLKEILGKGNVKATFSVE